From a single Oncorhynchus nerka isolate Pitt River linkage group LG11, Oner_Uvic_2.0, whole genome shotgun sequence genomic region:
- the LOC115136859 gene encoding importin subunit alpha-3-like, whose product MSDNEKLDNQRLKNFKNKGRDLETMRRQRTEVVVELRKNKRDEHLLKRRNVPHEDTCEDSDADGDFRSQNTSLEAIVQNATSDNQGVQLSAVQAARKLLSSDRNPPIDDLIKSGILPILVHCLDRDDNPSLQFEAAWALTNIASGTSEQTQAVVQSNAVPLFLRLLQSPHQNVCEQAVWALGNIIGDGPQCRDYVISLGVVKPLLSFISPSIPITFLRNVTWVMVNLCRHKDPPPPMETIQEILPALCVLIHHTDVNILVDTVWALSYLTDAGNEQIQMVIDSGIVPNLVPLLSHQEVKVQTAALRAVGNIVTGTDEQTQVVLNCDALGHFPALLTHPKEKINKEAVWFLSNITAGNQQQVQAVIDANLVPMIIHLLDKGDFGTQKEAAWAISNLTISGRKDQVAYLIQQQVIPPFCNLLTVKDAQVVQVVLDGLSNILKMADDEAETIANLIEECGGLEKVEQLQNHENEDIYKLAYEIIDQFFSSDDIDEDSSLVPEAIQGGTYGFNSSTNVPTEGFQF is encoded by the exons ATGTCTGACAACGAGAAACTAGACAACCAGCGACTGAAGAATTTCAAGAACAAGGGTCGCGACTTGGAG ACGAtgagaagacagaggacagaggtggTGGTGGAACTCCGCAAG AACAAAAGGGACGAACACCTGCTGAAGAGGCGAAACGTGCCCCACGAGGACACCTGCGAAGACTCTGATGCCGACGGAGACTTCAGATCG CAAAACACTTCTCTTGAAGCAATAGTACAA AATGCCACAAGTGATAACCAGGGAGTTCAGCTGAGTGCCGTGCAGGCTGCAAG GAAGCTGTTGTCTAGTGACCGTAACCCTCCCATAGATGACCTGATCAAGTCAGGCATTCTCCCCATTCTGGTGCACTGTCTGGACAGAGATGACAA tcCATCTCTACAGTTTGAAGCTGCCTGGGCTTTGACCAACATTGCATCAGGAACCTCAGAGCAGACCCAGGCAGTGGTCCAGTCCA ATGCTGTGCCACTGTTCCTGAGGCTGCTGCAGTCTCCTCACCAGAATGTGTGTGAGCAGGCGGTCTGGGCCCTGGGAAACATCATAG GCGACGGCCCCCAGTGCAGGGACTATGTGATCAGTCTGGGCGTGGTGAAGCCCCTGCTCTCCTTCATCAGCCCCTCTATCCCCATCACCTTCCTCCGTAACGTCACCTGGGTCATGGTCAACCTCTGCCGCCACAAGGACCCACCGCCACCCATGGAGACCATCCAGGAG aTTCTTCCAGCTCTCTGTGTGCTGATCCACCACACTGATGTTAAT ATCCTGGTGGACACGGTGTGGGCTCTGTCCTACCTGACAGACGCGGGCAACGAGCAGATTCAGATGGTCATCGACTCGGGCATTGTGCCCAACCTGGTGCCCCTGCTTAGCCACCAGGAGGTCAAAGTCCAG ACTGCTGCACTGCGGGCGGTGGGCAACATAGTGACTGGAACAGATGAACAGACCCAGGTGGTGCTCAACTGTGACGCCCTGGGACACTTCCCCGCTCTCCTTACACACCCCAAGGAGAAGATCAATAAG GAGGCAGTGTGGTTCCTGTCCAACATCACAGCAGGCAACCAGCAGCAGGTGCAGGCTGTCATTGATGCCAACCTGGTACCCATGATCATCCACCTTCTGGACAAG GGAGACTTTGGAACACAGAAAGAAGCAGCCTGGGCCATCAGCAATCTGACAATTAGCGGGAGGAAGGACCAG GTGGCGTACCTGATCCAGCAGCAGGTGATCCCTCCCTTCTGTAACCTGCTGACAGTGAAGGATGCTCAGGTGGTGCAGGTGGTCCTGGACGGCCTCAGCAACATCCTCAAGATGGCTGACGACGAGGCCGAGACCATCGCCAACCTCATCGAGGAGTGTGGAG GTCTGGAGAAGGTGGAGCAGCTCCAGAATCATGAGAATGAAGACATCTATAAACTGGCCTACGAAATTATTGATCAGTTCTTCTCATCTGATGAT ATTGATGAAGACTCCAGCCTGGTTCCGGAGGCGATCCAGGGGGGAACATACGGCTTCAATTCCTCCACCAACGTGCCAACAGAGGGGTTCCAGTTCTAG
- the LOC115136863 gene encoding tripartite motif-containing protein 59-like — protein MTRAATSQVHRASLSHHPTMDNLEEDLTCSVCYSLFADPRVLPCSHTFCKSCLDNVLQVSAVYSIWRPLRLPLKCPNCRSVVELPPTGVDALPINVSLRAIIEKFQKDSQPQPPSCPEHHRQPLNIYCVQDRQLICGFCLTVGQHQGHPIDDLQAAFIRERQAPAHLLGRLSDHRWAEVCELGEQLEQEKASCEGLVRQDRQAVEQYFQGLELVLSRKKEAFMGALDTASMEVSLAYNPLIQRLKELQEEQLDLLSLGSAVEDEDSPLVFLEKVYLFRERVEALVNATLPEVTSLTITPRAAEYLEQHWVGVTIGVLEEGPVPRVCCCAKSTILEMVLRTETRSQPGGWVHDLWQQLHPTPPVVLLGMGMLLLLAAVWVNPVGGASLGFSLLSQLSQMVHGLSSELTTSLWETTGFLYAQTGEVVWRYSSALSTLGENTYQQLASLYKTLSS, from the exons ATGACAAGGGCAGCAACCAGCCAGGTACACAGAGCCTCATTGTCCCATCACCCCACCATGGATAACCTAGAAGAGGACCTGACATGTTCTGTGTGCTATTCCCTCTTTGCTGATCCTCGGGTCCTGCCCTGCTCCCACACCTTCTGTAAGTCCTGCTTGGACAACGTACTCCAAGTCTCTGCCGTCTATTCAATCTGGCGTCCGCTGCGGCTCCCACTCAAGTGCCCCAACTGCCGCAGTGTGGTAGAGCTCCCGCCAACAGGTGTTGATGCGTTGCCCATAAATGTCTCCCTCCGCGCCATCATTGAGAAG ttccagaaggacagccaacCACAGCCCCCCTCCTGCCCTGAGCACCACCGACAGCCCCTCAACATCTACTGTGTCCAGGACCGCCAGCTCATCTGTGGCTTCTGCCTAACAGTGGGCCAGCACCAGGGACACCCCATCGATGACCTGCAGGCAGCCTTCATCAGGGAAAGGCAGGCACCCGCTCACCTACTGGGGAGGCTCTCAGACCACCGCTGGGCAGAG GTGTGTGAGCTGGGGGAGCAGTTGGAGCAAGAGAAGGCCAGCTGCGAGGGCCTAGTGAGGCAGGACCGGCAGGCCGTGGAACAGTACTTCCAGGGGCTGGAGCTGGTGCTTTCCAGGAAGAAAGAGGCATTCATGGGGGCCCTGGACACCGCAAGCATGGaggtgtcactggcctacaatcCACTCATCCAGAGGCTGAAGGAGCTGCAG GAGGAGCAGCTGGACTTGTTGTCTCTGGGCTCAGCTGTGGAGGATGAAGACTCCCCCCTGGTGTTCCTGGAGAAGGTGTATCTGTTCCGGGAGAGGGTGGAGGCACTGGTAAATGCCACCCTGCCCGAAGTCACATCCCTCACTATCACCCCCCGTGCTGCTGAGTACCTGGAGCAGCACTGGGTGGGGGTGACCATCGGAGTGCTGGAGGAAGGGCCGGTGCCTCGGGTCTGCTGCTGTGCCAAGTCCACCATTCTGGAGATGGTTCTTAGGACAGAGACAAGGAGTCAACCTGGAGGCTGGGTCCATGATCTGTGGCAGCAGCTCCATCCCACTCCCCCAGTGGTGCTCCTGGGGATGGGGATGCTGCTGCTCCTGGCGGCAGTGTGGGTGAATCCTGTTGGCGGAGCATCTCTGGGATTCTCCTTGCTGTCCCAGCTCAGTCAGATGGTGCACGGCCTGAGTAGCGAACTGACCACCTCACTATGGGAGACAACAGGCTTTCTGTATGCACAGACAGGGGAGGTGGTGTGGAGGTACAGCTCTGCCCTCTCCACACTGGGGGAGAACACCTACCAGCAGCTGGCATCCCTCTACAAGACCCTCAGCTCCTGA